Proteins encoded in a region of the Inquilinus sp. KBS0705 genome:
- a CDS encoding amidinotransferase, with translation MIRPVNFGFNAQTAGSNAFQNRDEDQQLVQQKAQQEFDSFVAVLRSNGVSVTVIQDTPDPHTPDSIFPNNWVSFHNNGDIFLYPMQAENRRLERREDIIRQLEDSFKANHVVDLSRFEAKKQFLEGTGSMVLDRENKIAYACLSPRTNAEVLKAFCEYTGYKAITFDAFDQHGQAIYHTNVLMAIGSNFAVICLDSITNLSEKELVIQSLTATKKEIIDIGFAHMNSFAGNMLEVKNNKGETLVVMSQNAYNSLAEDQRNSLGQYGKLVYADINTIETNGGGSARCMIAEVHLELKD, from the coding sequence ATGATAAGGCCTGTAAACTTCGGGTTTAACGCGCAAACGGCCGGGAGCAATGCCTTTCAAAATCGCGACGAAGACCAGCAACTGGTGCAGCAAAAAGCACAGCAGGAGTTTGATAGCTTTGTAGCGGTTTTGCGTAGCAACGGTGTTAGTGTAACCGTAATACAAGATACGCCCGACCCGCATACACCGGATTCCATCTTTCCGAATAACTGGGTTTCGTTTCATAACAACGGCGATATATTCCTTTACCCTATGCAGGCCGAAAACCGCCGTTTAGAACGCAGGGAAGATATTATTAGGCAATTAGAAGATAGTTTTAAAGCTAATCATGTGGTAGACTTGAGCAGATTTGAAGCAAAAAAACAGTTTTTAGAAGGCACAGGCAGCATGGTGTTGGACAGGGAGAACAAAATAGCCTATGCCTGCCTGTCGCCCCGCACCAATGCCGAAGTGTTAAAGGCTTTTTGCGAGTATACAGGTTATAAAGCCATCACTTTTGATGCTTTTGACCAGCATGGACAAGCCATTTATCATACAAACGTGTTAATGGCCATTGGCAGTAATTTTGCAGTTATTTGTTTAGATAGTATAACTAATTTGTCTGAAAAAGAATTAGTTATACAATCATTAACAGCAACTAAAAAAGAAATAATTGACATCGGCTTTGCTCACATGAACAGTTTTGCAGGTAACATGCTGGAGGTGAAAAACAACAAAGGCGAAACACTGGTGGTGATGTCACAAAATGCTTATAATTCCTTAGCCGAAGATCAAAGAAACAGCCTTGGTCAATATGGAAAGCTTGTTTATGCAGATATCAATACCATTGAAACCAATGGTGGCGGCA
- a CDS encoding GIY-YIG nuclease family protein produces the protein MKRFVYIITDRNRKNLHVGMCTDLLKTIKFYSEMPTLFFDSAQQLNRLVYFEEINTEAQAMERFKTVSTFTRPQKEKMIRPVNPDWVDLTIGLNFENGIKTRPYAFNARPSIQPVRRAVTF, from the coding sequence ATGAAGAGGTTCGTTTATATTATCACAGACAGAAACAGGAAAAATTTACACGTTGGCATGTGCACAGATCTATTAAAGACCATTAAGTTTTACAGCGAAATGCCCACCTTATTTTTCGACAGCGCACAACAGCTAAACCGTTTAGTATATTTTGAAGAGATAAACACCGAGGCACAGGCAATGGAACGCTTTAAAACAGTTAGTACTTTTACTCGCCCGCAAAAAGAAAAAATGATACGCCCGGTAAATCCTGATTGGGTTGACCTTACTATAGGCCTTAATTTTGAAAATGGGATAAAAACAAGGCCCTACGCTTTTAACGCAAGGCCTTCAATACAACCGGTACGCAGGGCTGTTACTTTTTAA
- a CDS encoding LexA family transcriptional regulator, translated as MSNISKNIKFLRKKKGLTQQQFADQVGIKRSLVGAYEEERAEPKYELLKELALFFDISLDDFINETIDEKWAPKPKGNPANLRVLSISVDKDDNENIELVPLKASAGYLNGYADPEYVAQMPKLYLPMFKQGTYRAFEIKGDSMLPLVSGTIIVGEYQENWADVKAGETYVIISKSEGIVYKRAGNKFKDNKKLKLVSDNPVYEPYEIMAEDVLEVWKAKAYISTHMPMPTPEPTMESLTTMMAQMQRSIAGLKGNN; from the coding sequence ATGTCAAATATTTCAAAAAATATAAAGTTTCTTAGAAAAAAGAAAGGCCTAACACAACAGCAATTTGCTGATCAGGTAGGCATAAAACGTTCATTAGTAGGTGCATACGAAGAAGAACGTGCCGAGCCTAAATATGAATTACTAAAAGAATTAGCATTGTTTTTTGATATCTCATTAGATGATTTTATCAACGAAACCATCGATGAAAAGTGGGCGCCGAAGCCAAAAGGCAACCCTGCAAACCTAAGAGTGCTAAGTATTTCGGTAGATAAAGACGATAACGAGAACATTGAACTGGTACCTTTAAAGGCTAGCGCTGGATATTTAAACGGTTACGCCGACCCCGAATATGTGGCGCAAATGCCAAAACTATACCTGCCTATGTTTAAGCAGGGCACCTACCGCGCTTTCGAGATAAAGGGCGATTCGATGCTGCCTTTGGTATCGGGTACTATTATAGTAGGCGAATACCAGGAAAACTGGGCCGATGTTAAAGCCGGCGAAACTTATGTGATCATATCAAAAAGCGAGGGCATTGTATACAAGCGTGCCGGTAACAAGTTTAAAGACAATAAAAAATTAAAGTTGGTATCTGATAACCCCGTTTACGAACCCTACGAAATAATGGCCGAAGATGTATTAGAGGTATGGAAAGCTAAGGCATACATATCTACCCATATGCCTATGCCTACCCCCGAGCCTACCATGGAAAGCCTAACCACCATGATGGCCCAGATGCAACGCTCAATAGCCGGCTTAAAGGGAAATAATTAG
- the bioD gene encoding dethiobiotin synthase, whose amino-acid sequence MQGKPLFVTGIGTGIGKTVVSAILVEHLKADYWKPIQSGDLDDSDTKKVKSLVTNSVSVFHPEAYTLTQPYSPHKSAALDGISIDERQIILPQTDNHLIIEGAGGLMVPLNNHFLMIDLIKQLGAEVILVSQNYLGSINHTLLSIDTLKQRNIPVKGIIFNGDTDSYSEDYILSYAAVKLLGRIPMLTDISKNEVAKIAGNISL is encoded by the coding sequence ATGCAGGGTAAACCATTATTTGTTACAGGTATAGGTACAGGGATAGGCAAAACCGTGGTTTCGGCGATACTGGTTGAGCACCTGAAGGCCGATTACTGGAAACCCATCCAATCCGGCGACCTGGACGATTCTGACACTAAAAAGGTAAAAAGCCTGGTTACTAATAGCGTTTCGGTTTTTCATCCCGAGGCTTATACTTTAACCCAACCCTACTCGCCCCATAAATCAGCTGCGCTGGATGGTATCAGTATTGATGAAAGGCAAATCATCCTGCCACAAACGGATAACCACTTAATTATTGAAGGCGCAGGCGGCCTGATGGTGCCGTTGAACAATCACTTTTTGATGATAGACCTGATAAAACAATTGGGTGCCGAAGTGATATTGGTATCGCAAAATTATTTAGGCAGCATAAACCACACGCTCTTATCTATTGATACCCTAAAACAGCGTAATATACCCGTCAAAGGCATCATATTTAATGGTGATACCGATAGCTATTCTGAGGATTATATCCTCTCTTACGCCGCTGTAAAACTTTTGGGGCGCATACCAATGCTGACTGACATTAGCAAAAACGAAGTAGCCAAAATAGCCGGCAACATCAGCCTGTAA
- the msrB gene encoding peptide-methionine (R)-S-oxide reductase MsrB, with product MKKSILAILIISICAAFGCDNSNGQTAKGQQEKRRLAKPDAEWKKTLTDNQYYIMVKQGTEPPYKNAYWNNHEKGVYVSAATGEVLFSSEDKFDSGTGWPSFVKAVDPNKVEIVRDNSFGMTRDEVVEKSTGLHLGHVFDDGPADRGGKRFCMNSGALKFIKK from the coding sequence ATGAAAAAATCGATATTAGCAATACTTATAATAAGCATATGCGCGGCATTTGGCTGCGATAATTCAAACGGCCAAACAGCCAAAGGCCAGCAGGAAAAACGCAGGTTGGCCAAGCCTGATGCGGAGTGGAAGAAAACACTTACCGATAACCAGTATTACATAATGGTAAAACAGGGAACCGAGCCGCCTTATAAAAACGCTTATTGGAATAACCACGAAAAAGGCGTTTATGTAAGCGCCGCCACGGGCGAAGTGTTATTTAGCTCGGAAGATAAATTTGATAGTGGTACGGGCTGGCCAAGTTTTGTTAAAGCAGTTGACCCCAACAAGGTGGAGATAGTGCGCGATAACAGCTTTGGCATGACCCGCGATGAGGTTGTTGAAAAAAGTACAGGCTTACACCTTGGCCATGTATTTGATGACGGCCCTGCAGACAGGGGCGGCAAAAGATTTTGCATGAACAGCGGTGCGTTAAAATTTATTAAAAAGTAA
- a CDS encoding tolB protein precursor: protein MNKRYTINIPLKYFVVLVCLIAGSLFNQQAKAQYFGQNKVRYKNLKFQVFKTPHFEIYYYMKNDSLIKRFAQESELWYTLHQQIFRDTFSKPNPIILYNNHPDFQQTTAIDGEISVGTGGITEGLKNRVVMPVMETNQTTRHVLGHELVHAFQYHTLLGKDSSNFENIGNLPLWMIEGMAEYLSLGKKDAYTAMWMRDAYLNHDIPSVRDLTESNKYFPYRYGEAFWSYLGSTYGDTIIVPFFKNVARYGLDYGIRRTFGYDDKTLSRLWKNSIESTYKPLLKDTLQTPVGKRLIDEKVGGDLTVAPAVSPDGKYLAFLSSKSLFSIDLYLSDAKTGRVIKRLTSKISNTHIDEFNFIESAGAWSPDSKKFAFSVFSKGRNRMLVVDVPDGRILDDVSMGKAEQFSNLSWSPDGNNIVFQGLSEGQGDLYMYSFDSKKVTQLTNDKYSDYQPNFSRDGKKIIFSTDRATYDTKLSQEITFNLAELDLATRKVIDIKVFTGANNLNPVYSSDGSQVYFLSNRDGYRNMYRYTFSSGKVEQLTELFTGICGITEFSPALSLSATNDVVYSYYRKQKYAIYNANVSDFKPVVIEPGNTNFEAAMLPPTRSVGVDLINANLNNYLAYKKLPVDSIQAIPYKPKFKLDYLASNGIGASVGSYGTGLSSGVQGVFSDILGRNQIYAGAAVNGEIYDFGGQVVYINQQGRWNFGVGASHIPYQSGTYGYNITTIPYKDDKGNAIQLPVYEEHTDIIRTFEDAVQLFTSYPLSRSTRFEVGTGAARYSYRVDRYSYYYQYDSTTNAIGGVVDYRKHKISRDQFKNETGYDLKPFAIYHLNTALVGDNSVFGIAAPLDGYRYRLEAEYNFGTYQFFSPTIDLRKYVRVAPVTFAARLYGYGRFGNNNTQGLYPLYVGYPFLIRGYEAQSFYNSNSTPTNNFTIDQLSGNHIAVANFEMRLPFTGPEKLSVIKSKFLFSDLNIFFDAGLAWNNGDKIQAKLNPDFLGNVPVVDNNGAPVLDGNGNPTLTPKYSRVPALSAGISLRVNIFGYFVLEPYYAIPFNRSDVRKPVFGLTFAPGW from the coding sequence ATGAATAAACGTTACACGATCAATATCCCCCTAAAATATTTCGTAGTGCTGGTTTGCCTTATTGCAGGTTCGCTGTTTAACCAGCAGGCTAAGGCTCAGTATTTTGGGCAAAACAAGGTGCGCTATAAAAACCTTAAGTTCCAGGTTTTTAAAACCCCCCACTTCGAGATCTACTATTACATGAAAAATGATAGTTTGATCAAGCGTTTTGCACAGGAGAGCGAGTTGTGGTATACGTTGCATCAGCAAATTTTCCGTGATACATTTAGCAAGCCAAATCCTATCATTCTTTATAATAACCACCCCGATTTTCAGCAAACCACGGCTATTGACGGCGAAATAAGTGTAGGTACCGGTGGTATTACCGAAGGCTTAAAAAACCGCGTGGTAATGCCCGTGATGGAAACCAACCAAACCACGCGCCACGTGTTGGGGCACGAATTGGTGCACGCCTTTCAATACCACACACTGTTAGGTAAAGACTCGTCGAATTTTGAAAATATAGGCAACCTGCCCCTTTGGATGATAGAGGGTATGGCCGAATACCTGTCCTTAGGTAAAAAGGATGCCTATACCGCCATGTGGATGCGGGATGCCTATTTAAACCACGATATACCCTCGGTAAGGGACCTTACTGAGAGCAACAAATACTTCCCTTATCGTTATGGCGAGGCTTTTTGGTCGTACTTAGGCTCAACCTATGGCGATACCATTATTGTGCCCTTCTTTAAAAATGTGGCGCGTTACGGGCTTGATTATGGCATAAGGCGCACCTTTGGTTATGATGATAAAACACTTTCGCGCTTGTGGAAAAACTCAATAGAATCTACCTACAAGCCGCTTTTAAAAGATACTTTACAAACCCCTGTTGGTAAACGCTTAATTGACGAGAAGGTAGGTGGTGATTTAACTGTAGCCCCCGCAGTTAGTCCCGATGGTAAATACCTCGCTTTTTTATCCTCAAAAAGTTTATTCAGTATCGATCTGTACTTATCTGATGCCAAAACGGGCCGCGTTATTAAACGGCTCACCAGTAAAATATCTAACACGCATATAGATGAGTTTAACTTTATTGAGTCTGCCGGCGCGTGGTCGCCGGATAGTAAAAAGTTTGCATTTAGCGTATTTAGCAAAGGCCGTAACCGCATGCTGGTTGTTGATGTGCCCGACGGGCGAATACTGGATGATGTATCAATGGGTAAAGCCGAGCAGTTTAGTAACCTATCGTGGTCGCCGGATGGTAATAACATCGTTTTCCAGGGCTTGTCCGAGGGTCAGGGCGATCTGTACATGTACAGCTTTGATTCAAAAAAGGTTACCCAGTTAACCAACGATAAGTATTCTGATTATCAGCCTAACTTTTCGCGCGATGGCAAAAAGATCATATTTTCTACAGACAGGGCTACGTATGATACCAAATTATCGCAAGAGATAACTTTTAACCTTGCCGAGCTGGATTTAGCCACCCGTAAGGTTATCGATATAAAAGTGTTTACCGGCGCCAACAACCTTAACCCCGTATATTCGTCAGATGGTTCGCAGGTTTACTTCCTGTCTAACAGGGATGGTTACCGCAATATGTACCGTTATACGTTTAGCAGCGGCAAGGTTGAACAACTTACCGAGCTTTTTACCGGTATTTGCGGCATTACCGAGTTTTCGCCCGCGCTTAGCCTGTCGGCTACTAATGATGTGGTCTACTCCTACTACCGTAAGCAAAAATATGCTATCTATAATGCCAATGTAAGCGATTTTAAACCCGTTGTTATTGAGCCCGGTAACACCAACTTTGAGGCGGCAATGCTGCCTCCTACCCGCTCAGTTGGCGTCGACCTTATTAATGCCAACCTTAACAATTACCTGGCTTATAAGAAGCTGCCGGTCGACTCGATACAGGCTATTCCCTACAAACCCAAGTTTAAGCTTGATTATTTGGCCAGTAATGGTATCGGCGCTTCGGTAGGCTCATATGGTACAGGTCTGTCGAGCGGCGTACAGGGCGTGTTTAGCGATATTTTGGGACGTAACCAAATATATGCCGGGGCTGCAGTAAACGGCGAGATATACGATTTTGGGGGCCAGGTAGTTTATATAAACCAACAGGGCCGCTGGAATTTTGGCGTGGGGGCATCGCACATCCCTTATCAATCGGGTACCTACGGATATAATATTACTACTATACCTTATAAGGACGATAAAGGAAACGCTATACAACTACCGGTTTACGAAGAGCATACCGACATTATACGCACGTTTGAGGATGCGGTGCAATTGTTTACATCGTACCCTTTGTCGCGTTCAACACGTTTTGAAGTGGGTACAGGCGCGGCACGTTATTCGTACCGTGTAGACCGCTACAGCTATTATTACCAATACGACTCGACCACTAACGCAATAGGCGGCGTGGTAGATTACCGTAAACACAAAATATCCCGCGATCAGTTTAAGAACGAGACAGGGTACGATCTTAAGCCCTTCGCTATTTACCATTTAAATACGGCCCTGGTTGGCGATAATTCGGTATTTGGTATTGCTGCCCCATTAGATGGTTACAGGTACCGCTTAGAAGCCGAATACAACTTTGGTACCTATCAGTTCTTCTCTCCAACTATCGATCTGCGCAAATACGTACGGGTAGCACCGGTAACATTTGCCGCGCGTTTATATGGTTACGGGCGTTTTGGCAATAATAACACACAGGGCCTTTACCCATTGTATGTTGGCTATCCATTCCTGATAAGGGGTTACGAGGCACAGTCGTTTTATAATTCAAACAGCACACCAACCAATAACTTCACTATCGACCAACTATCGGGTAACCATATAGCGGTAGCCAATTTTGAGATGAGGCTGCCTTTTACCGGCCCCGAAAAACTATCGGTGATCAAATCAAAATTCCTGTTTAGCGACCTTAATATATTTTTTGATGCCGGGTTAGCCTGGAATAATGGCGATAAGATACAAGCTAAATTAAACCCCGACTTTTTAGGCAATGTGCCTGTGGTTGATAATAATGGCGCCCCGGTGTTAGATGGTAACGGCAACCCTACCCTTACACCTAAGTATAGCCGTGTACCCGCACTAAGCGCAGGTATATCATTAAGGGTGAATATATTTGGCTACTTTGTATTAGAACCGTATTACGCCATACCGTTTAACCGGTCAGACGTACGCAAGCCGGTGTTTGGTTTAACCTTTGCACCGGGTTGGTAA
- a CDS encoding amidinotransferase, whose translation MILKNNDFKLDVTSEIGNLRVLLVHSPDSGLGKVVPSKAQDWLFEDIVHLDTMRRKEYDYYIKLLMYFLDPAKIKGKLSEIDSRKTKRAFFKPDNAGFHNSDKVVEIQTLLSDILQQTDIRKKLVAAVCAIESCNYRLQLQLIDTDPVELAKIFISGSLSDDTMIFAPIPNMIFSRDIGIAINNHMLLNKPAKKARARETLLVRYIFFNHPLFEGYRDNILEIPDTIQHFLRPGEAQEEKTTLEGGDVMMVAPEHLLIGCSERTSVSGANEAIKLLFANNVVNKVTIVKIPHKRDYMHIDTVFTQVKRNTWVLLRSLAIAETAQEQEEPIAWFADKKNKDKPEIVQFENGKKPKVFDCLESLLDDISRNDLQSQEPTKFIYSGNNEFPFDAREQWTDSCNLLALKEGVVLGYDRNDKTVGAFKQNGFSVIHVKELLQKFENNELDPQTMKDTLILMPSAELSRARGGFHCMSMPLQRDAIL comes from the coding sequence ATGATTCTAAAAAATAACGATTTTAAGTTAGATGTAACATCCGAAATTGGCAACTTGCGTGTGCTTTTGGTGCATAGTCCCGATAGTGGTTTAGGTAAAGTTGTGCCCTCAAAGGCACAGGATTGGCTTTTTGAGGATATTGTACACTTGGATACCATGCGCCGTAAAGAGTACGATTACTACATTAAACTGCTGATGTACTTTTTAGACCCCGCAAAAATAAAAGGTAAGCTGAGTGAAATTGACAGCCGGAAAACTAAACGTGCCTTTTTCAAGCCAGACAACGCGGGTTTTCATAACTCTGATAAGGTTGTAGAGATACAAACCCTGCTAAGCGATATTTTACAACAAACCGATATACGTAAAAAGCTGGTGGCCGCTGTATGCGCTATAGAAAGCTGCAATTATCGCCTGCAATTGCAACTAATAGATACCGACCCGGTTGAATTAGCTAAAATATTTATATCGGGTTCGTTAAGCGATGATACCATGATATTTGCCCCGATACCGAATATGATATTCTCCCGGGATATTGGTATTGCTATTAATAACCATATGCTGCTTAACAAGCCGGCCAAAAAGGCCCGTGCCCGCGAAACGCTGCTGGTGAGGTATATTTTCTTTAATCACCCTTTGTTTGAGGGCTACCGCGATAATATTTTAGAGATACCCGATACCATTCAGCACTTTTTAAGGCCCGGTGAGGCACAGGAAGAAAAAACCACCTTAGAGGGTGGCGACGTGATGATGGTTGCCCCAGAGCATCTGTTAATAGGTTGTAGCGAGCGTACATCTGTTAGCGGTGCCAATGAAGCTATTAAACTACTGTTTGCTAACAATGTGGTAAACAAGGTTACCATAGTAAAAATACCGCACAAGCGCGATTACATGCATATTGATACGGTTTTTACACAGGTAAAACGTAATACCTGGGTGCTGCTGCGCTCATTAGCTATTGCCGAGACCGCACAGGAACAGGAAGAACCAATAGCCTGGTTTGCCGATAAAAAGAACAAAGACAAGCCCGAAATTGTACAGTTTGAAAATGGCAAAAAGCCAAAGGTATTTGATTGCTTAGAGAGCTTGCTGGATGATATAAGCCGTAACGACCTGCAAAGCCAGGAACCAACTAAGTTTATATACTCAGGTAACAACGAGTTTCCGTTTGATGCCCGCGAGCAATGGACAGATAGTTGCAACCTGCTGGCTTTAAAAGAGGGTGTGGTGTTGGGCTACGACCGTAACGACAAAACAGTAGGTGCCTTCAAGCAAAACGGTTTTAGTGTAATACACGTAAAGGAACTACTTCAAAAATTTGAAAACAACGAGCTTGACCCGCAGACCATGAAAGATACGCTGATTCTAATGCCATCTGCCGAGCTTTCGCGTGCCCGTGGTGGTTTTCATTGTATGAGCATGCCGCTACAACGAGATGCAATTTTGTAA
- a CDS encoding arginine--tRNA ligase encodes MDFIIEAVVKAVKDLYQTDIAAKYVNLQETRKEFEGQVTLVTFPYTKVSRKGPEQTGTEIGEYLKNILPQIAAFNVVKGFLNIAITDAFWIDKLHTEILADNFAVAKPTGKKVMVEYSSPNTNKPLHLGHVRNNLLGYSLSQILAAAGHEVSMVNLVNDRGIHICKSMLAWQEFGNGETPESSGLKGDHLAGKYYVWFDKAYKQQIQELVEEGQTEDDAKKNAPLIKKAQQMLLQWEAGDEAVINLWKTMNGWVYAGFAETYKTMGVSFDKFYYESNTYLLGKDIVEEGLQKGVFFKKDDGSVWIDLTEDGLDQKLVLRADGTSVYITQDLGTAQLKYNDFKMDESIYVVGNEQDYHFKVLFLILQKLGKNWAKGLYHLSYGMVDLPSGKMKSREGTVVDADDLMADMYKTAADTTEAMGKVDGFTEEEKAKLYHTIGMGALKYFLLKVDPKKRLLFDPNESVDLQGHTGPFIQYTHARIKSVMSRAGYSPAGGTNNVAELDAIERDLIVTLTKFPAIILEAAESHSPALVANYVYELAKTYNKFYHEKPIIQAEEERLKQFRLQLSAASAKVISRGMSLLGIDVPERM; translated from the coding sequence ATGGATTTTATTATTGAGGCTGTTGTTAAGGCCGTTAAAGATTTATACCAAACCGATATTGCTGCCAAATATGTTAACCTGCAGGAAACCCGCAAAGAATTTGAGGGACAAGTTACCCTGGTTACCTTCCCCTATACTAAAGTATCGCGAAAAGGCCCCGAGCAAACCGGTACCGAAATAGGCGAATACCTTAAAAATATATTACCACAAATAGCTGCTTTTAACGTAGTTAAAGGCTTTTTAAATATTGCTATTACCGATGCTTTTTGGATAGACAAATTGCATACCGAAATATTGGCCGATAACTTTGCTGTTGCTAAGCCTACAGGCAAAAAGGTGATGGTAGAGTATTCATCGCCAAATACCAACAAGCCCCTGCATTTGGGCCATGTGCGTAACAACCTGTTAGGTTATTCGCTATCGCAGATATTAGCTGCAGCGGGCCATGAGGTAAGCATGGTTAATTTGGTGAACGACAGGGGAATACACATTTGTAAATCGATGCTGGCCTGGCAGGAGTTTGGCAATGGCGAAACCCCCGAATCATCGGGCTTAAAAGGCGACCACCTTGCCGGTAAATACTATGTTTGGTTTGATAAAGCCTACAAACAGCAAATACAGGAACTGGTGGAAGAAGGCCAAACCGAAGACGATGCTAAAAAGAACGCGCCCCTAATTAAAAAAGCCCAGCAAATGCTGCTGCAATGGGAAGCCGGAGACGAGGCTGTAATAAACCTTTGGAAAACCATGAATGGTTGGGTATACGCAGGCTTTGCCGAAACCTACAAAACCATGGGTGTAAGCTTCGATAAGTTTTACTACGAAAGCAACACTTACCTGTTGGGTAAAGATATTGTTGAAGAAGGCTTGCAAAAAGGCGTATTCTTTAAAAAAGATGATGGATCTGTATGGATAGACCTTACCGAAGATGGCCTTGACCAGAAGCTGGTGTTACGCGCAGACGGCACATCGGTATATATTACACAGGATTTGGGTACCGCGCAGCTAAAATATAATGATTTTAAGATGGACGAATCCATCTATGTAGTAGGTAACGAGCAGGACTACCACTTTAAAGTATTGTTTTTAATACTGCAAAAACTGGGCAAAAACTGGGCAAAAGGTCTTTATCACTTATCTTACGGTATGGTCGATCTGCCTTCGGGTAAGATGAAATCACGCGAGGGAACGGTGGTTGATGCCGATGACCTGATGGCCGATATGTATAAAACCGCAGCTGATACTACCGAGGCAATGGGTAAGGTAGATGGCTTTACCGAAGAAGAAAAGGCTAAGCTGTACCATACGATTGGCATGGGCGCTTTAAAATACTTTTTATTAAAGGTTGATCCAAAAAAACGCCTGTTGTTTGACCCTAACGAGTCGGTAGATCTTCAGGGACATACAGGGCCATTTATTCAGTATACGCATGCCCGTATCAAATCGGTAATGAGCAGGGCAGGGTATAGCCCGGCAGGCGGCACCAACAATGTGGCCGAATTAGATGCTATTGAACGCGACCTTATTGTTACCTTAACCAAGTTCCCGGCTATTATATTAGAAGCCGCTGAAAGCCATAGCCCCGCGTTAGTGGCCAACTATGTTTACGAACTGGCCAAAACCTATAATAAGTTTTACCACGAGAAACCTATTATACAAGCCGAAGAAGAGCGGTTAAAACAGTTTAGATTGCAACTATCTGCAGCATCAGCAAAAGTGATCAGCAGGGGTATGAGCCTATTAGGTATAGATGTACCGGAGCGCATGTAG
- a CDS encoding 3-hydroxybutyryl-CoA dehydrogenase — MKNITVIGSGTMGNGIAHTFAQNGFNVSLVDINNDALQKALQTIAGNLDRQIKKGTIDEAAKTATLNNIKTYTDIKQGAATADLVVEAATENREIKLNLFKQLSEVCKTDTILASNTSSISITEIASVTGNPGNVIGMHFMNPVPVMKLVEVIRGYATTDEVTQTIMALSETLGKSPVEVNDYPGFVANRILMPMINEAIYTLFEGVAGVSEIDTVMKLGMAHPMGPLQLADFIGLDVCLAILKVLHNGFGNPKYAPCPLLVNMVTAGHLGVKSGSGFYKYTAGSKDLLVADKFA, encoded by the coding sequence ATGAAAAACATAACAGTTATAGGTTCGGGCACTATGGGTAACGGTATTGCCCATACCTTTGCGCAAAACGGCTTTAATGTATCGCTTGTTGATATTAATAACGATGCATTGCAAAAAGCATTGCAAACCATAGCCGGAAACCTTGACCGCCAGATAAAAAAAGGCACTATTGACGAAGCTGCCAAAACCGCTACCTTAAATAATATTAAAACCTATACGGATATAAAGCAAGGTGCCGCCACTGCCGACCTGGTAGTTGAAGCCGCCACCGAGAACCGCGAAATTAAGCTGAACCTCTTTAAACAACTTAGTGAAGTTTGCAAAACTGATACTATACTGGCCTCAAATACTTCATCAATATCCATTACCGAAATAGCATCCGTTACCGGCAACCCGGGTAATGTGATAGGAATGCACTTTATGAACCCCGTACCTGTGATGAAACTGGTTGAGGTGATACGCGGCTATGCCACCACCGACGAGGTGACCCAAACTATTATGGCTTTATCCGAAACCTTGGGTAAATCGCCGGTTGAGGTGAACGATTACCCCGGCTTTGTTGCTAACCGCATACTAATGCCCATGATAAACGAGGCCATTTACACCCTATTTGAAGGTGTAGCAGGCGTATCCGAGATAGATACTGTTATGAAACTGGGCATGGCCCACCCTATGGGCCCACTGCAATTGGCCGACTTTATTGGGCTGGATGTTTGCCTAGCTATACTAAAAGTACTGCACAATGGCTTTGGTAACCCTAAATATGCCCCCTGCCCTTTGCTGGTTAATATGGTTACTGCCGGGCATCTGGGTGTAAAATCGGGCAGCGGTTTTTATAAATATACCGCCGGAAGCAAAGACCTTTTGGTAGCGGATAAATTTGCCTAA